The following proteins are co-located in the Escherichia fergusonii ATCC 35469 genome:
- a CDS encoding isocitrate/isopropylmalate family dehydrogenase: MTFIEEAQAKFAELITSELARIATMKQAGEVKDFASMERIVVGILPGDGIGPIIMAQALRVLAFLAQEEIAAGKLELRPVSGMTIEDRARQGQSLPDDVLQQVKQCDVLLKGPMVTPRPGEEWPNMVSANSLLRRSLDLFAAVRPVAIPEKNIDWTFFRENIEGEYIWGNKGIQVTEDLAVDFKVQTTPGTERIARQAFEFARKNGKTNVTVITKSNIVKLADGNFLQGVREVGKREYPEIDVQDRLVDAMCARMADETFCKGLQVFVLPNLYGDIVTDIAAELQGGLGTAASANIGNRYAMFEAIHGTAPGLISEGRGEYADPCSLIRAVGMLLAHIGYGDKSRKLSQALHRCTVSERKKVVTTWPQDASAAEFTDYLLEVLADLN; the protein is encoded by the coding sequence ATGACATTTATCGAAGAGGCTCAGGCGAAATTTGCAGAGTTGATCACCAGCGAACTGGCGCGTATTGCCACCATGAAACAAGCCGGAGAGGTAAAAGATTTCGCCAGCATGGAGCGGATCGTCGTCGGTATTTTGCCAGGCGATGGTATCGGCCCAATCATTATGGCTCAGGCATTACGGGTGCTGGCATTTCTGGCACAAGAGGAGATCGCCGCGGGTAAACTGGAGCTGCGCCCTGTTAGTGGAATGACCATTGAAGATCGTGCACGTCAGGGGCAAAGCCTTCCTGATGATGTTCTGCAGCAAGTTAAACAGTGTGATGTGTTATTAAAAGGCCCGATGGTGACACCGCGTCCGGGTGAAGAATGGCCCAATATGGTCAGTGCGAATAGCCTGCTGCGCCGTTCACTGGACCTGTTCGCCGCCGTGCGCCCGGTTGCTATTCCTGAGAAGAATATCGACTGGACCTTCTTTCGCGAAAATATCGAAGGCGAATATATCTGGGGTAACAAAGGGATTCAGGTGACAGAAGATCTGGCGGTGGATTTCAAAGTGCAAACCACACCAGGCACTGAGCGCATTGCACGTCAGGCATTTGAGTTTGCGAGAAAAAATGGCAAAACCAACGTCACGGTGATCACCAAATCCAATATCGTCAAACTGGCAGATGGTAACTTTCTGCAAGGAGTTCGTGAGGTAGGTAAACGCGAATACCCGGAAATTGATGTTCAGGATCGGCTGGTTGATGCCATGTGTGCTCGCATGGCGGACGAAACCTTCTGCAAAGGATTGCAGGTTTTTGTATTACCAAACCTGTATGGCGATATCGTCACTGATATTGCCGCCGAACTGCAGGGCGGATTGGGTACCGCGGCTTCCGCCAATATCGGCAACCGCTACGCCATGTTTGAGGCAATTCACGGCACGGCACCGGGTCTTATCAGCGAAGGGCGTGGCGAGTATGCCGACCCGTGCAGCCTCATTCGTGCGGTAGGCATGTTGCTCGCACATATCGGTTATGGCGATAAGAGCCGTAAGCTAAGCCAGGCGCTCCACCGTTGTACTGTCAGCGAACGAAAAAAAGTCGTTACCACATGGCCACAGGATGCCAGTGCGGCGGAGTTTACTGACTATCTGCTGGAAGTGTTGGCTGACCTGAACTAA
- the acnB gene encoding bifunctional aconitate hydratase 2/2-methylisocitrate dehydratase, with the protein MLDEYRQHQRARAAAGLVPKPLNADQVRALTDLLQNPLSADDEALLYDLLVNRVPPGVDEAAEVKASFLAAIAHGELACARINKLQAITLLGTMAGGYNLPPLIAALDDNELASTAVTALANTLLIFDYFQPIADKATAKNPYAMQVLHAWAAGDWFLSRPAVAEKITLTVFKVAGETNTDDLSPAQDVWSRPDIPLHALTMLKNPREGIIADKPGEIGPMRQIASLKENGYPLAFVGDTVGTGSSRKSATNSLLWLMGEDIPWIPNKRRGGVVLAGKIAPIFFNTLQDAGALPIEADISSLQMGDIIDIYPIRGEIRAHHNDELLARFTLKTEGMLDEVRAGGRIALIIGRALTAKARQALNLPPSMLFHSPQTAVVSSQGFTQAQKIMGRACGVEGVRPGSWCEPKITSIGSPDTSGPLTRDELKDLACLHFSADLVMQSFCHTAAYPEQIDVATHQTLADFMRQRGGIALRPGDGVIHSWLNRMLLPDTVGTGGDSHTRFPVGLSLPAGSGLVAFAAATGVMPLDMPESVRVRFHGELQPGITLRDLVHAIPWYACQNGLLTLEKRGKVNVFSGRIIEIEGLEHLSVEQAFELTAATAERSAAGCTIALSEASVITNMQSNVALLKGLIADGYGDRNTLERRIRKMEAWLASPKLLVADADAQYAATLDIDLNSLCEPLLCAPDDPDDVRPLSALSGVSIDEVFIGSCMTRVSHYRATGELLRGHKGQLPARLWLTPPTRMDANKLREEGWFSVFGQRGGRIEIPGCSLCMGNQARVANNATVVSTSTRNFPNRLGNGAHVYLASAEVAAICARLGRLPTKEEYFAAVASLVSCERP; encoded by the coding sequence GTGCTGGATGAATACCGCCAACATCAGCGTGCCCGGGCAGCGGCTGGTCTGGTACCAAAGCCCCTGAATGCAGATCAGGTCCGTGCTCTGACAGATTTGCTGCAAAATCCCCTCTCTGCCGATGACGAAGCATTGTTATATGATCTGCTGGTGAATCGTGTTCCACCGGGTGTGGATGAAGCCGCTGAAGTCAAAGCTTCATTTCTGGCTGCTATCGCTCATGGCGAACTCGCTTGTGCGAGAATCAACAAACTACAGGCAATTACATTGCTGGGAACTATGGCTGGAGGCTATAATCTGCCACCCTTGATTGCCGCCCTTGATGACAACGAACTTGCCTCCACAGCGGTGACAGCTCTCGCCAACACCCTGTTAATCTTCGACTATTTTCAACCAATTGCCGACAAGGCAACCGCCAAAAACCCCTACGCCATGCAGGTACTACACGCCTGGGCAGCTGGCGACTGGTTTCTTAGCCGTCCGGCAGTGGCAGAAAAAATCACGCTAACCGTATTCAAAGTAGCCGGAGAAACGAATACCGATGACCTCTCCCCGGCGCAGGATGTCTGGTCTCGCCCGGATATTCCTCTGCATGCCCTGACGATGCTAAAGAATCCGCGTGAAGGCATTATTGCAGACAAACCAGGCGAAATTGGTCCGATGCGACAAATCGCCAGTTTGAAAGAGAACGGGTATCCATTAGCTTTCGTTGGCGATACCGTCGGGACAGGTTCATCACGTAAATCCGCAACAAACTCCTTACTCTGGCTCATGGGAGAAGATATCCCGTGGATCCCGAACAAACGCCGGGGCGGCGTGGTGCTGGCAGGGAAAATCGCCCCCATTTTCTTTAATACGCTGCAAGATGCCGGTGCTCTCCCCATAGAAGCGGATATTTCATCTTTGCAGATGGGCGATATCATCGATATTTACCCAATACGTGGCGAGATACGCGCTCATCATAACGACGAACTGCTGGCACGCTTTACGCTCAAAACCGAAGGGATGCTTGATGAAGTACGTGCCGGTGGACGCATTGCATTAATTATTGGTCGCGCGCTCACCGCCAAAGCCCGACAAGCGCTGAATCTGCCACCGTCTATGTTATTTCATTCACCGCAAACAGCTGTAGTAAGTTCCCAGGGATTTACTCAGGCGCAGAAAATAATGGGGCGTGCCTGCGGTGTTGAGGGTGTTCGCCCCGGCAGCTGGTGTGAACCTAAAATCACATCTATAGGTTCGCCAGATACCAGCGGTCCATTAACACGTGATGAACTCAAGGACCTGGCTTGCCTGCATTTTTCTGCTGATTTGGTCATGCAGTCCTTCTGTCATACAGCGGCATATCCTGAGCAAATCGATGTGGCAACACATCAAACACTGGCAGATTTTATGCGCCAACGAGGTGGTATTGCGCTGCGTCCTGGTGATGGCGTTATCCACTCCTGGCTTAACCGCATGTTGCTGCCTGATACCGTCGGAACGGGTGGCGATTCGCACACCCGTTTCCCTGTCGGACTCTCTTTGCCTGCGGGATCTGGGCTGGTGGCATTCGCTGCTGCAACAGGTGTGATGCCACTGGATATGCCAGAATCAGTACGGGTCCGTTTTCATGGTGAGCTGCAACCGGGGATCACCTTGCGCGATCTGGTACATGCCATCCCCTGGTATGCCTGCCAGAACGGCTTACTCACTCTTGAGAAACGTGGCAAGGTTAACGTTTTCTCCGGGCGAATCATTGAAATTGAAGGGCTGGAGCATCTCAGTGTCGAGCAGGCCTTTGAGCTGACCGCCGCCACTGCCGAGCGTTCTGCCGCTGGATGCACCATCGCGCTGAGTGAAGCCTCAGTAATCACCAATATGCAGTCGAATGTTGCCCTGTTGAAAGGGTTGATCGCCGACGGTTATGGTGACCGGAACACTCTGGAGCGTCGCATCAGGAAAATGGAAGCATGGCTGGCAAGCCCAAAATTGCTGGTTGCAGATGCTGATGCGCAATATGCCGCTACCCTGGATATTGATCTGAATAGCTTGTGTGAGCCATTACTTTGCGCACCTGACGATCCTGATGATGTACGCCCACTTTCTGCTCTTAGTGGTGTCTCTATAGATGAGGTGTTTATTGGTTCCTGTATGACCCGTGTTAGTCATTACCGGGCAACGGGAGAATTACTTCGTGGGCATAAAGGGCAACTGCCAGCACGCCTGTGGCTGACACCACCAACGCGGATGGATGCCAATAAACTACGGGAAGAGGGTTGGTTCAGTGTTTTTGGGCAACGCGGTGGCAGAATTGAGATCCCCGGTTGTTCATTGTGTATGGGCAACCAGGCGCGAGTTGCTAATAACGCCACAGTGGTGTCGACATCAACACGTAACTTCCCGAATCGATTAGGTAATGGCGCCCATGTTTATCTGGCCTCCGCAGAAGTTGCAGCGATTTGCGCCCGACTGGGACGATTGCCAACGAAGGAGGAGTATTTTGCTGCTGTTGCGTCTCTTGTTAGCTGCGAAAGACCTTGA
- a CDS encoding fumarylacetoacetate hydrolase family protein: MKLVSFTHNNAHRYGILQDSGVTDLTLHFPQYPTLRSFLEVLENIPPSTLTTLEINYPLDDITFLPLIPDPQKILCVGMNYQEKRLEFDEEDPAPTLFVRFPDSQCGHMGNIIKPAASQEFDYEGELALVIGKGGRNISADNALQHIAGYSCYMDGSARDWQHAWFTAGKNWPSTGGFGPWLVTRDEIKDPNTLCIKTRLNGVEVQNENTINMIHSVPELITYISTFCQLVPGDVILTGSPGGVGKKRTPPLFLKDGDTIEVEIEKIGCLYNRIIDEIPENIAI, encoded by the coding sequence ATGAAACTCGTTAGTTTTACCCACAATAACGCCCATCGTTATGGGATCCTCCAGGATAGCGGCGTGACGGATTTAACGCTGCATTTTCCACAATACCCAACCTTACGGTCATTTCTGGAAGTACTGGAAAATATTCCTCCTTCGACCCTGACCACACTGGAAATCAACTATCCGCTGGACGACATCACCTTTTTACCGCTGATACCCGATCCGCAAAAAATTCTTTGTGTTGGGATGAACTATCAGGAGAAGCGTCTGGAGTTTGATGAAGAAGATCCGGCACCGACGTTGTTTGTGCGTTTCCCTGATTCGCAATGTGGACATATGGGAAACATCATCAAACCCGCAGCCAGTCAGGAATTTGACTATGAAGGTGAGCTGGCACTGGTGATTGGAAAAGGTGGGCGCAATATTTCAGCAGACAATGCACTGCAACATATTGCGGGATATAGCTGCTATATGGATGGCTCTGCCCGTGACTGGCAACACGCCTGGTTTACCGCCGGGAAAAACTGGCCCTCAACCGGGGGATTCGGTCCGTGGTTGGTAACGCGTGACGAAATTAAAGATCCCAATACGCTTTGTATCAAAACGCGTCTTAATGGCGTGGAAGTTCAAAACGAAAACACGATCAATATGATACACAGCGTTCCAGAGCTGATTACCTATATCAGCACCTTTTGCCAGTTAGTCCCCGGCGACGTGATTTTAACGGGTTCTCCTGGCGGGGTTGGGAAGAAACGCACGCCACCGTTATTTTTAAAAGACGGCGATACCATTGAAGTGGAAATCGAAAAGATCGGTTGTTTATATAACCGGATTATTGATGAGATTCCTGAAAATATCGCCATTTGA
- the metE gene encoding 5-methyltetrahydropteroyltriglutamate--homocysteine S-methyltransferase gives MTILNHTLGFPRVGLRRELKKAQESYWAGNSTREELLAVGRELRARHWDQQKQAGIDLLPVGDFAWYDHVLTTSLLLGNVPARHQNKDGSVDIDTLFRIGRGRAPTGEPAAAAEMTKWFNTNYHYMVPEFVKGQQFKLTWTQLLEEVDEALALGHKVKPVLLGPVTYLWLGKVKGEQFDRLSLLNDILPVYQQVLAELAKRGIEWVQIDEPALVLELPQAWLDAYKPAYDALQGQVKLLLTTYFEGVTPNLDTITALPVQGLHVDLVHGKDDVAELHKRLPSDWLLSAGLINGRNVWRADLTEKYAQIKDIVGKRDLWVASSCSLLHSPIDLSVETRLDAEVKSWFAFALQKCHELALLRDALNSGDTAALAEWSAPIQARRHSTRVHNPAVEKRLAAITAQDSQRANVYEVRAEAQRARFKLPAWPTTTIGSFPQTTEIRTLRLDFKKGNLDANNYRTGIAEHIKQAIVEQERLGLDVLVHGEAERNDMVEYFGEHLDGFVFTQNGWVQSYGSRCVKPPIVIGDVSRPAPITVEWAKYAQSLTDKPVKGMLTGPVTILCWSFPREDVSRETIAKQIALALRDEVADLEAAGIGIIQIDEPALREGLPLRRSDWDAYLQWGVEAFRINAAVAKDDTQIHTHMCYCEFNDIMDSIAALDADVITIETSRSDMELLESFEEFDYPNEIGPGVYDIHSPNVPSVEWIEALLKKAAKRIPAERLWVNPDCGLKTRGWPETRAALANMVQAAQNLRRG, from the coding sequence ATGACAATTCTTAATCACACCCTCGGTTTCCCTCGCGTTGGCCTGCGTCGCGAGCTGAAAAAAGCGCAAGAGAGTTATTGGGCGGGGAACTCCACGCGTGAAGAACTGCTGGCGGTAGGGCGTGAACTGCGTGCTCGTCACTGGGATCAACAAAAGCAAGCAGGTATCGACCTGCTGCCGGTGGGTGATTTTGCCTGGTACGATCATGTCCTGACCACCAGCCTGCTGCTGGGTAACGTTCCGGCGCGTCACCAGAACAAAGATGGTTCGGTAGATATCGACACCCTGTTCCGTATTGGTCGTGGACGTGCACCGACTGGCGAACCTGCGGCGGCAGCGGAAATGACCAAATGGTTTAATACCAACTATCACTACATGGTGCCGGAGTTCGTTAAAGGCCAACAGTTCAAACTGACCTGGACGCAGCTGCTGGAGGAAGTGGACGAGGCGCTGGCGCTGGGCCACAAGGTCAAGCCCGTGCTGCTGGGGCCGGTTACCTACCTGTGGCTGGGTAAAGTGAAAGGTGAACAGTTTGATCGCCTGAGCCTGCTGAACGACATTCTGCCGGTTTATCAGCAAGTGTTGGCAGAACTGGCAAAACGTGGCATTGAGTGGGTACAGATCGACGAACCGGCTCTGGTACTGGAACTGCCGCAGGCGTGGCTGGACGCCTATAAACCCGCTTACGACGCGCTCCAGGGCCAGGTGAAACTGCTGCTGACTACCTATTTTGAAGGCGTAACGCCAAATCTCGACACCATTACTGCGCTGCCTGTTCAGGGTCTGCATGTCGATCTCGTACATGGTAAAGATGACGTTGCTGAACTGCACAAGCGTCTGCCTTCTGACTGGCTGCTATCTGCTGGTCTTATCAATGGTCGTAACGTCTGGCGCGCCGATCTTACCGAGAAATATGCGCAAATTAAGGACATTGTCGGCAAACGCGATTTGTGGGTGGCATCTTCCTGCTCATTGCTGCACAGCCCTATCGACCTGAGTGTTGAAACGCGTCTTGATGCGGAAGTGAAAAGCTGGTTTGCCTTCGCTCTGCAAAAATGCCATGAACTGGCATTGCTGCGCGATGCGCTGAACAGTGGTGATACGGCAGCTCTGGCAGAGTGGAGTGCTCCGATTCAGGCGCGTCGTCACTCTACTCGTGTACATAATCCGGCGGTAGAAAAGCGTCTGGCGGCGATCACTGCCCAGGACAGTCAGCGTGCAAACGTTTATGAAGTGCGTGCTGAAGCCCAGCGTGCGCGTTTTAAACTGCCAGCCTGGCCGACCACCACGATTGGCTCTTTCCCGCAAACCACAGAAATCCGTACCCTGCGTCTGGATTTCAAAAAGGGTAATCTCGACGCCAACAACTATCGTACGGGCATTGCAGAACATATCAAGCAGGCCATTGTTGAGCAGGAACGTCTGGGTCTGGATGTGCTGGTGCATGGTGAGGCCGAGCGTAATGACATGGTGGAATACTTTGGCGAGCACCTGGATGGCTTTGTCTTTACGCAAAACGGTTGGGTACAGAGCTACGGTTCCCGCTGCGTGAAGCCACCGATTGTTATTGGTGACGTTAGTCGTCCGGCGCCGATTACCGTGGAGTGGGCAAAATATGCGCAATCCCTGACTGACAAACCGGTGAAAGGGATGCTGACTGGTCCGGTGACCATTCTCTGCTGGTCGTTCCCGCGTGAAGATGTCAGCCGTGAAACCATCGCCAAACAAATTGCGCTGGCGCTTCGTGATGAAGTGGCCGATCTGGAAGCGGCTGGAATTGGCATCATCCAGATTGATGAACCGGCGCTACGCGAAGGTTTACCGCTGCGTCGCAGCGACTGGGATGCCTATCTCCAGTGGGGCGTGGAGGCTTTCCGTATCAACGCCGCCGTGGCGAAAGATGACACACAAATCCACACTCACATGTGTTACTGCGAGTTCAACGACATCATGGATTCGATTGCGGCGCTGGACGCAGACGTCATCACCATCGAAACCTCGCGTTCCGACATGGAGTTGCTGGAGTCGTTTGAAGAGTTTGATTATCCAAATGAAATTGGTCCAGGCGTCTATGACATTCACTCGCCAAACGTACCGAGCGTGGAATGGATTGAAGCCCTGCTGAAGAAAGCGGCAAAACGCATTCCGGCAGAGCGTCTGTGGGTAAACCCGGACTGTGGCCTGAAAACGCGCGGCTGGCCAGAAACCCGCGCGGCACTGGCGAACATGGTGCAGGCGGCGCAGAATTTGCGTCGGGGATGA
- the metR gene encoding HTH-type transcriptional regulator MetR yields the protein MIEVKHLKTLQALRNCGSLAAAAATLHQTQSALSHQFSDLEQRLGFRLFVRKSQPLRFTPQGEILLQLANQVLPQISQALQACNEPQQTRLRIAIECHSCIQWLTPALENFHKNWPQVEMDFKSGVTFDPQPALQQGELDLVMTSDILPRSGLHYSPMFDYEVRLVLAPDHPLAAKTRITPEDLASETLLIYPVQRSRLDVWRHFLQPAGVSPSLKSVDNTLLLIQMVAARMGIAALPHWVVESFERQGLVVTKTLGEGLWSRLYAAVRDGEQRQPITEAFIRSARNHACDHLPFVKSAERPTYDVPTVRPGSPSRL from the coding sequence ATGATCGAAGTAAAACACCTGAAAACGCTACAAGCGTTGCGGAACTGCGGCTCACTCGCAGCCGCTGCGGCGACGTTGCATCAAACGCAATCCGCCCTGTCTCACCAGTTTAGCGATCTGGAACAACGCCTTGGCTTCCGGCTATTTGTGCGTAAAAGCCAGCCGCTTCGGTTTACACCGCAGGGAGAAATCCTGTTGCAACTGGCGAATCAGGTGCTGCCGCAAATCAGCCAGGCACTGCAAGCCTGCAATGAACCGCAGCAGACGCGCCTGCGCATTGCTATTGAATGCCATAGCTGTATTCAGTGGCTGACGCCCGCGTTAGAAAATTTCCATAAGAACTGGCCGCAGGTGGAGATGGATTTTAAATCAGGCGTAACGTTTGACCCGCAGCCTGCATTGCAGCAGGGCGAGCTGGATCTGGTGATGACCTCCGATATTCTGCCGCGCAGTGGCCTGCATTATTCGCCGATGTTCGATTATGAAGTGCGTCTGGTGTTAGCACCTGACCATCCACTGGCGGCGAAAACGCGAATCACGCCGGAAGACCTCGCCAGCGAAACGCTGTTGATTTATCCGGTGCAGCGTAGCCGACTGGATGTCTGGCGCCATTTTCTTCAGCCAGCAGGCGTTAGCCCGTCGCTGAAAAGCGTCGATAACACCTTGTTGTTGATTCAGATGGTTGCCGCGCGGATGGGTATTGCCGCCCTGCCGCACTGGGTGGTGGAGAGTTTTGAGCGCCAGGGTCTGGTCGTAACCAAAACCCTGGGCGAAGGATTGTGGAGCCGACTGTACGCCGCCGTGCGCGATGGCGAGCAGCGTCAGCCGATTACAGAAGCGTTTATTCGCTCAGCGCGCAATCACGCCTGCGATCATCTGCCGTTTGTGAAGAGCGCGGAGCGACCCACTTACGATGTACCCACAGTGAGGCCAGGATCACCATCGCGCCTGTAA
- the bioP gene encoding biotin transporter: MALLIITTILWAFSFSFYGEYLAGHVDSYFAVLVRVGLAALVFLPFLRTRGNSLKTVGLYMLVGAMQLGVMYMLSFRAYLYLTVSELLLFTVLTPLYITLIYDIMSKRRLRWGYAFSALLAVIGAGIIRYDQVTDHFWTGLLLVQLSNITFAIGMVGYKRLMETRPMPQHNAFAWFYLGAFLVAVIAWFLLGNAQKMPQTMLQWGILVFLGVVASGIGYFMWNYGATQVDAGTLGIMNNMHVPAGLLVNLAIWHQQPHWPTFITGAMVILASLWVHRKWVAPRSSQTADDRRRDCALSE, from the coding sequence GTGGCGCTACTTATCATCACCACGATTCTGTGGGCCTTCTCCTTTAGCTTTTATGGCGAGTACCTTGCGGGGCACGTCGATAGCTATTTTGCAGTGCTGGTGCGCGTTGGCCTGGCGGCACTGGTTTTTCTGCCGTTTCTGCGTACCCGTGGCAATAGCCTGAAAACGGTCGGCCTGTATATGCTGGTGGGCGCGATGCAGCTTGGCGTGATGTATATGCTGAGTTTTCGCGCCTATCTCTACCTGACGGTCTCCGAACTGTTGCTGTTCACCGTACTGACTCCGCTCTACATCACGCTGATTTATGACATCATGAGTAAGCGCCGTCTGCGCTGGGGCTATGCTTTTAGCGCCTTGTTGGCGGTGATTGGTGCCGGGATTATTCGCTATGATCAGGTCACCGACCACTTCTGGACCGGCCTGTTGCTGGTGCAACTCTCCAATATCACTTTTGCCATCGGCATGGTGGGCTACAAACGCCTGATGGAAACTCGCCCGATGCCGCAGCATAACGCCTTTGCGTGGTTCTATCTTGGCGCGTTCCTGGTGGCGGTGATTGCATGGTTCTTGCTGGGAAATGCGCAGAAAATGCCGCAAACCATGCTGCAATGGGGCATTCTGGTGTTTCTTGGCGTGGTGGCTTCCGGTATTGGCTACTTTATGTGGAACTACGGCGCGACTCAGGTGGACGCCGGAACGCTGGGCATTATGAATAATATGCACGTTCCGGCAGGGCTGCTGGTTAACCTGGCTATCTGGCACCAACAGCCGCACTGGCCAACGTTTATTACAGGCGCGATGGTGATCCTGGCCTCACTGTGGGTACATCGTAAGTGGGTCGCTCCGCGCTCTTCACAAACGGCAGATGATCGCAGGCGTGATTGCGCGCTGAGCGAATAA
- the yigL gene encoding sugar/pyridoxal phosphate phosphatase YigL — protein sequence MYQVVASDLDGTLLSPDHTLSPYAKETLKLLTARGINFVFATGRHHVDVGQIRDNLEIKSYMITSNGARVHDLDGNLIFAHNLDRDIASDLFGVVNDNPDIITNVYRDDEWFMNRHRPEEMRFFKEAVFKYALYEPGLLEPEGVSKVFFTCDSHEQLLPLEQAINARWGDRVNVSFSTLTCLEVMAGGVSKGHALEAVAKKLGYSLKDCIAFGDGMNDAEMLSMAGKGCIMGSAHQRLKDLHPELEVIGTNAEDAVPHYLRKLYLS from the coding sequence ATGTACCAGGTTGTTGCGTCTGATTTAGATGGCACGTTACTTTCTCCCGACCATACGTTATCCCCTTACGCCAAAGAAACTCTGAAGCTGCTCACCGCGCGCGGCATTAACTTTGTGTTTGCGACCGGTCGCCATCACGTTGATGTGGGGCAAATTCGCGATAATCTGGAGATTAAGTCTTACATGATTACCTCCAATGGCGCGCGTGTTCACGATCTGGATGGCAATCTGATTTTTGCTCATAACCTGGATCGCGACATTGCCAGCGACCTGTTTGGCGTGGTCAACGACAACCCGGACATCATTACTAACGTTTATCGCGACGACGAATGGTTTATGAATCGCCACCGCCCGGAAGAGATGCGCTTTTTTAAAGAGGCGGTGTTCAAATATGCGCTGTATGAGCCAGGATTACTGGAGCCGGAAGGCGTCAGCAAAGTGTTCTTCACCTGTGATTCTCATGAGCAACTGCTGCCGCTGGAGCAGGCAATCAACGCTCGTTGGGGCGATCGCGTCAACGTCAGCTTCTCTACCCTAACTTGTCTGGAAGTGATGGCGGGTGGCGTTTCAAAAGGCCATGCCCTGGAAGCGGTGGCGAAGAAACTGGGCTACAGTCTGAAAGATTGTATTGCCTTTGGTGACGGGATGAACGACGCCGAAATGCTATCGATGGCAGGTAAAGGCTGCATTATGGGCAGTGCGCACCAGCGTCTGAAAGATCTGCATCCGGAGCTGGAAGTGATTGGTACTAACGCCGAAGATGCGGTGCCGCATTATCTGCGTAAGCTCTATTTATCGTAA
- the pldB gene encoding lysophospholipase L2, protein MFQQQKDWETRENAFAAFTMGPLTDFWRQRDEAEFTGVDDIPVRFVRFRAQHHDRVIVICPGRIESYVKYAELAYDLFHLGFDVLIIDHRGQGRSGRLLADPHLGHVNRFNDYVDDLAAFWQQEVQPGPWRQRYILAHSMGGAISTLFLQRHPGVCDAIALTAPMFGIVIRMPSFMARQILNWAEAHPRFRDGYAIGTGRWRALPFAINVLTHSRQRYRRNLRFYADDPTIRVGGPTYHWVRESILAGEQVLAGAGDDATPTLLLQAEEERVVDNRMHDRFCELRTAAGHPVEGGRPLVIKGAYHEILFEKDAMRSVALHAIVDFFNRHNSPSGNRSTEV, encoded by the coding sequence ATGTTTCAGCAGCAAAAAGACTGGGAAACAAGAGAAAACGCGTTTGCTGCTTTTACCATGGGACCGCTGACTGATTTCTGGCGTCAGCGTGATGAAGCAGAGTTTACTGGTGTAGATGACATTCCGGTGCGCTTTGTCCGTTTTCGCGCACAGCACCATGACCGGGTGATAGTCATCTGCCCGGGGCGTATTGAGAGCTACGTAAAATATGCGGAACTGGCCTACGACCTGTTCCATTTGGGGTTTGATGTCTTAATCATCGACCATCGCGGGCAGGGACGTTCCGGTCGCCTGTTAGCCGATCCGCATCTTGGGCATGTTAATCGCTTTAATGATTATGTTGATGATCTGGCGGCATTCTGGCAACAGGAGGTCCAGCCCGGTCCGTGGCGTCAGCGCTATATACTGGCACATTCGATGGGCGGTGCGATCTCCACGTTATTTCTGCAACGCCATCCAGGTGTATGTGACGCCATTGCGCTAACTGCACCAATGTTTGGGATTGTGATTCGTATGCCGTCATTTATGGCGCGGCAGATCCTTAACTGGGCCGAAGCACATCCACGTTTCCGTGATGGCTATGCAATAGGCACCGGGCGCTGGCGCGCGTTGCCGTTTGCTATCAACGTACTGACCCACAGCAGACAGCGATATCGACGTAACTTACGCTTCTATGCTGATGACCCAACGATTCGCGTCGGTGGGCCGACCTACCATTGGGTACGCGAAAGTATTCTGGCTGGCGAACAGGTGTTAGCCGGAGCGGGTGATGACGCCACGCCAACGCTTCTCTTACAGGCTGAAGAGGAACGCGTGGTGGATAACCGCATGCACGACCGTTTTTGTGAACTCCGCACCGCTGCGGGCCATCCTGTCGAAGGGGGACGACCGCTGGTAATTAAAGGTGCGTACCATGAGATCCTTTTTGAAAAGGACGCAATGCGCTCAGTCGCGCTCCACGCCATTGTTGATTTTTTCAACAGGCATAACTCACCCAGCGGAAACCGCTCTACAGAGGTTTAA